The nucleotide window GTCAATGCTCCGATGCCTGCTCCCTTTGCCGTCGCCACGATCTGTTCTTTTCGAACGCATGAGTTGAGGTCGTCGGTCGCCGATTCCTGAGCATTCGCCCCGATAGACAGGATCAGCAGGCTCGTTGATACGGCAGCAACAATTGCCTTTTGCATGTTTTTGGTCATCTATCTGATTGTTCTAGTGTTTTATTGCAGCAACGTCACGACGCTTCTCTATTTACCGCGCCATCGCTACGCCTGATTTTTTAACTGGCCAGCGCTTCCCTCTCAAGTAGCGCATCCAATCACTTTCTATTTTCGGCAAAGGGCGCGGGAACTTTAGCACTTCAGTCACTTTTGTAGGCGTCGGCTTAAATTAATATTTTTTGGAGTTGCCTCGCCAACTACTTGACAGATGCGAATTCACATTCAGAAATAGCGCGCAAACGTTTGGCGCAGTTTGGGTGCGATACAGCGCATCAATTCGTGCGCCATGGCGCGCTTGCATCCGCCTGGATAGTAGCGCTCTGTGCTAACGCGAGCGGCAAGGTCGTCGCCCACAAAATTGCGGACAGGTTCGTCCGTCCGCACCTCTTCTAACTTCCCCGCCGCTCATCTGGCATATGCCGCCGCATAAAAACATCAATACCATCCACACGCGACGAAGCAAACGCCCTAACCACCACCACAACAACGATACCCAAAACCACCACCACAGCCGGAATCTCAAACAAGGTCATATCCACGACAAACCTCCTCATAAACCAGGAGCAGCCACGGCGCACCACAACATCGCCGCGGCCACACCTCACACTCCCAGTTTACGAAGCCAGGCCTCACCCACCAAACGAGCATTTTTCATCGATATGTGAGAAATACTCGCAGTAGCGCCAATACCGCGCCACCGCTCTGTTAATGCCGCTCCGGATAGCGCAACTTCGAATGATTCCGGCCATAAGACATATATATAGTCATCCCGATCACGAGCCACACGACAAGCCGCACCCACGTAACGAGCGGCAGCCCAGCCATCAGCAACAGGCAAAACAGGATCCCCAGAATCGGCACGATCGGCACCGCAGGAACCCTGAAAGGACGTGAAGCATCGGAGTCACTGCGCCGCAAATAAATCACAGCGCCGCACACAAGAATGAACGCGAACAAAGTGCCAATACTGACCATCTCTCCCAGCACGCTGATCGGCGTAAGCGCCGCCACGATCGCGACGATCGAACCAATCAGAATCTGGCTCAAATGAGGCGTCTGAAGACGCGGATGAACTCGCGCGAAAAGAGGCGGCAGCAAGCCATCCGTCGACATCGTGAAGAAAATGCGGCTCTGCCCGTACAGCAGCACGAGAATCACCGTGGTCAGTCCTGTCAGCGCACCGATCTTGATCAGAATCGAGAACCAGTTCATACCGATGGCATCCACACCCTTCGCGATCGGATCAGGAACATTCAGTTCAGCGTAGGGCACGAGCCCAGTGAGTACCCCCGCAACGAGGATGTACAAAATCGTGCAGATGATCAGCGACCCCAGAATACCGATCGGCATGTCCCGTTGCGGTTTTTTCGCTTCCTGCGCCGCGGTGGAGACCGCATCGAAGCCGATGAACGCAAAGAACACCACGGCCGAGCCACGCAGAATCCCGCTCATGCCAAAGTTACCGAACTCGCCGGTATTCGCGGGAATAAACGGATGCCAGTTCGCCGGCTTGATGAAGAACACGCCGATCGCGATAAAAGCCACCACCACCACCAGCTTGACCGCCACCATGACGTTGTTGAGCCGCGCGGATTCCTTCGTACCGAGCACGAGCATGGTGGTAAGAATGGCGATGATCACTACCGCGGGCAGATTGACGATGCCTGTCGCGGTGGTGCCATCGGCTAGCTTGATGACGGTGCCGGGTGCGGTCGCTAGAACGGGCGGGATATTGATCCCCACGTTATGCAGCAAGCTCACGATATAACCGGACCATCCGACCGCGACCGTGGCGGCGCCCATCGCGTATTCGAGGATCAAGTCCCAGCCGATGATCCACGCGAATATTTCACCCAGCGTGGCATAGGTGTAGGTGTAACTGCTGCCGCATACCGGCAACATCGCAGCCAGTTCCGAATAGCAGAGGCCGACGAACGCGCACGCAATGCCGCCGAGTACGAACGACAAGATGATGCTCGGGCCGGCGAATTGCGCTGCGGCGGTGCCCGTCAGAACGAAGATGCCGGCGCCGATGATGGCGCCGATGCCCATCGCGGTGATGCTGGTGGCGCCGAGTGATTTCGATAGTGCGTGGCCTTCATCCGCGTCGGCGCTTCCTACAATATCGGCGACGGATTTTCGTGCCATGTAGCTCGTATCAGCCATGATGAGTCGTCCCGTTCAAATGGTGTTGGGCACGAGCCGACTCAGTTTGCTTCGGCTCGCGGAGCACGACAAAAACATCTGTTACTGAAGACTAGCGGGGTAGGGTAAAGGGAAATAGAAAATTCAGTGTATTCCGAATTAAAAGCAAAGTGAATATTTGATTCTCTCTCGCCCGCGGACAAAGCTTTTGCTCGCGTTCTTAGGTAATCCTCAAATCTCTACCCGTGCCCCCAACTCAATTACTCGATTGGCCGGCAGCTTCAGATAAGCCGCGACGTTACCCACGTTATGCAACATGACGGAGAACAAACGCTCTCGCCACATCGCCATGCCGCTATCACGCGTGGGCACCAGGGTCGCACGGCTCAGGAAGTAGGAAGTCTCCGCCGGCTCGAATGCCAAACCGTACGCCTTGCAAACTTCAAGTGCACGCGGTAGATCGACTTCATCCATGAAACCATACGTGATCGTGACCTGGTAGCACTCCGAATCGAGTGGATGCACGCTCACACGTTCACTGGCAGGCACCCACGGTATCTCCTCGTTGTTCACCGTCACGAAGACGACGCGTTTGTGCAGCACGCGGTTATGCATCAGATTGTTGATCAACGAATGCGGCACACCGTCAGGATCGGGCGACAGAAAGATCGCCGTGCCACCGCATCGCATGGGCGATTCCTTCAGCAGCGTCGCCAGATAAGGCTTGAGCGGCGTCGTCCCGGCTCTCACGCGCGCTTCGGCACGCATCATCTCCCAGCCTCGTCCCCAGGTCGCCATGATCGTATAGATAATCAGCCCGACCAGAAGCGGGAACCAGCCGCCTTGCATGAGCTTCATCAGGTTCGCGGAGAAGAACGCCGCGTCGATCACGAAGAAGAAACCGGTCGCAAACACGCATAGCAGCCAGTTGTAGTGCCACGCATAGCGAATGACGAAGAACGTCAGGATGGTCGTGATCAGCATCGTGCCGGTAACGGCGATACCGTACGCGGAACCGAGCGCCGTGGATGAACCGAAGCCGAGCACAGCGGCCACGACGGCGGCCAGTAACGTCCAGTTGATGCCTGGCACGTAGATTTGCCCCATCTCCCTTTCCGACGTGTAGACGACGTTCATGCGCGGCAGAAAGCCGAGTTGCATCGCCTGCTTCGTCATCGAATACGTGCCCGAGATAACGGCTTGCGACGCGATCACGGTCGCGACCGTCGAGAGCACGATCATCGGATACAGCGCCCATTGCGGAAACAGTTTGTAGAACGGATTTTGCAGCGCGCCCGGATCGGCGAGCAGCAACGCGCCCTGCCCCAGATAGTTCAGCGCGAGTGCGGGAAACACGAGGCCGAACCACGTTAGCCGGATCGGCTTCGCGCCGAAATGTCCCATGTCGGCATACAGCGCTTCCGCGCCGGTCAACGACAAAACGACCGCGCCCAAAGCAACGAACGCCAGCCACCGATGATGCAGGCAGAACGCCAGCCCCGTGAGCGGGTTGAGCGCGACGAGAATCGCGGGCGCCCGCATCATGTTGACGACGCCCACCACGGCAAGCACGATGAACCAGAGCACCATCACCGGCCCGAACACGATGCCGATGCCGGCCGTGCCACGCTTCTGCACCAGGAACAGCGTGACCAGCGCAACCAGCGTCACGGGAATCACGCAGGTCTTGAGAAACGGTGCGGCCACTTCGAGACCTTCGACCGCGCTCAACACCGAGATCGCCGGCGTAATCACACTGTCGCCGTAAAAGAGCGCGGCGCCCATGATGCCGATGCCCAGCAACGTATGGCGCAAGCGCGGCCGCGCCGCGACCGACGACGCAGCCAGCGCCAGCAGCGCCATAATGCCGCCCTCGCCGTGATTGTTCGCGCGGAGAATCAACGTGACGTATTTGAGCGAGACGACGACGATCAGCGACCAGACGATCAGCGACACGATGCCGACCACATTCAGCGCGTTGAGCGACAGTCCGTTGGCGGGATCGAACACCGTCTGCAGCGTGTACAGCGGGCTGGTGCCGATGTCGCCATACACCACACCCAATGCTGCAAGCGCGAGTGCAGGCATCGCCGGGCGGTGATGCCCGCGCCCGCCGGAATTGCCCGCATCGGGCGCGGCGGATACTGACTGGCTCATGTCTCGCTCCAGTTTCGCGTTCTCGCGGTGCAACATAAGGCCTGGGCCGGTGCACGTGCGGAACCGATTCATGCTTTTATCAGGCCTCGTTTTTTTCGAGGAGTCGCCTGCGTCCCACGCAACAGTCAGCATCGAGGAAGCAACTTCCGTACGAGGAACGCGCGTCCCATTGCCCTGACGCCTAACGCGCATTCATATTGTTCTGATGTTTTTTTGCGTACGCTGCCTTCCGCGAACGTGACCTGTCTCTTTTCCTGAAGGACGGTGTGCCACTAATTCAACATATACCATCGGCCGTTTGCCACGCTACTCATACGTGAAGTAGCGACAGATTTATTTCGTGGGCACGCATGCACGGCGCAGGCAGCATTACATAAGCCTTTCGTCATGGTATGCTCGCACCTGTCTTTGGGGAGTAGCCGGCTTCTACCCAGAAGCGCCTGCATCAACATGCTCGGTCGCGCAGACCGTGGTGCAGGTAGCCCTTTGGTTGGCAAGACCATCGACACACTACGCGACCGGTCGGGCGCGGCGGTGTGTCGCGGTTTTCCGCCCGACCTCGAGCCCTCCTCTCATGAATCCTGTCGCAACGCTGTTCCTTGCTTTCGCCATGTCCACCGACGCCTTTGCGGCCGCAATCGGCAAAGGCGCCACGCTCAATCGCCCTCATTGGCGCGAGGCTGTCAGGACGGGACTCATCTTCGGCGTCATCGAAGCGCTGACGCCCCTGGTCGGATGGTTTCTCGGCAAAGCTGCAGCGCAATACGTCTCGGCATGGGATCACTGGATCGCGTTTTCGCTGCTGTTGGTCCTCGGCGCCCGCATGGTGTTCAACAGCTTTGCCGACAAGGAAATCGAGGAGACGAAACCGTCGACTCATTCATTCTGGTTGCTGGCGCTGACCGGCTTTGCCACGAGTATCGACGCCATGGCGGTCGGTGCGAGCCTCGCTTTCGTGGACGTCAACATCTATTCCACGGCCGCCGCGATCGGTCTCGCCACCATGGCGATGGTCACGATCGGTGTGATGCTCGGCCGCGTCATCGGGCATGTGGCGGGCAGACGTGCGGAGCTGGCGGGTGGCGTCATGCTGATCGGTATTGGCAGCACGATCCTGGCTGAGCATCTGAAGATCATTGGCTAGACGGTGCTTGACGGCCGCCAGCGGATCTCCGTTTCTTTCGGCGCAATCGACGTCTGACGCCGCCGACCGCCTGTATGATGGCGGTTCGCGCTCGACCTAAAGTCCACGCAAACGCATCCATTCACGACAACCCAGAGGAAGATTGGCATGACGGCCGCAACGCAATTCGATCAGGTTTCCATTGTTAAACGAGCCAACGTCTACTTCGACGGCAAGTGCGTCTCGCACACCGTGCTGTTCGCCGACGGCACGCGCAAAACGCTTGGCGTGATCCTGCCGGGCGCGCTCAACTTCGGCACCGACGCGCCGGAACTCATGGAAGTGCAGGCCGGCCAATGCCGCATCCGCCTCGAGGGCAGTGACGAGTGGAAGACGTATGGTGCGGGCGAGTCGTTCTCGGTACCCGGAAAAAGCCGCTTCGACATCGACGTGATCGAAACGCTCGACTACATCTGCAGCTATCTGTAAAACGTGTCGCGTCGCACGACGTTGGAAGAACGCGCGTATTCAAGCGCGTCATTGATAATCGCCGGTTGGGCACGAGCCACCACCCAACCGACGAAGGGACAAGTACGGATCGAAGATTCCGTTGAGATCAACGGCGTTTCATCTTGATCACGCGCGAAATCTGACCCAGCGTGAATCCACTGTTCTCCACGTACTTTGCGTAGTCAACGGGAGCAGTAAACGATTCCTCGGTGACGTACTCGCCCATGTAACGGAATCGGTCAGTTGCCGTTCGGACAAAAACAGGCAGTGGCTCGGTCTGTCGCGCAAGCGTTCGGCCTGCCGCTCGTGAGGCGGCGCTACCATCGCAGACGATCACATCCGGGGCATACGGGTTGAGATCCTGACGCAATCGCGCGGCGACGACCTTTCCGCCCTTCACGGGCAAGAATGCCTGTTTGCATCCTCCCGTCACCCGATGAATATCTTCCCGAGAATACTCTTTGCCAATATCAAACATGATTTTTCTCCCAAGAATGACGCCTGGCTATAAAGCAGTGGCATCAAGCGGAGCGATGATATCGACCTGTATCTAAATCCCTCGTATAAAGCGCGAGCTTCTTGATAAAGAAAGCATGCAGATTGCAGCGGGTTGCATCCGGGGCTCGCCGCGCGCTCCGATACGCCGCATTAACGGTACATGCCCTTCGGTTTTATAAGTTCGTTATACGGTTGGTGAGAGAATCACGAAGTCACAGCGCGAGGTTCTGCATGCTTCGATTGAGATTTCGTCAATACGAGAACAATGCAGTAGCCGCTATCTCTATCGCCGCAATCGTATCGTTCGCGTTCTTTTCGTAGACGGTTGCCGCAAGCGCTTGTAGGAACACGCCGAGGGATGTTGGGGCGAAAACCGCACGAAGTGCATGGATCGCCCATACGCCGAGGATGGGTTTCTACGAGCGCTTGCGTCAGCGTTGCGCTACTGACCACGCGCTACTTATCTCGCGTTCATTCAGCCACGCACTGACGTGTCTCGACGCTGCTCAACAGCGCTTCAAAATCCTCGATGGGAAGCGGGCGGCAGAAATAATAGCCCTGATACGCGTAGCATCCCGCTGCAGCAAGGAAATCCCGCTGAGCCTCCGTTTCGACGCCTTCGGCGATCACGCCCAAACCGAGGCTGCGCGCAAGCGCCACGATAGTTCTGGCAATCACAGCGTCGTTGGGATCGACGAGGACGTCGCGCACGAATGAGCGGTCGATTTTCAACTGATCCAAAGGCAGGCGCTTCAAATAGGACAGCGACGAATAGCCGATGCCAAAATCGTCGAGTGCAAAGACGATGCCTTTCGCTTTCAGCGCGCTCATCTTCTCGATGATGTCCTGCACGTTGTCGACCAGCACGCTTTCCGTCAGTTCCAGTTTCAACCTGTCGGGCCGCGCGCCGGTGCGACCGATGATCGTCAATACGTTGGCCACGAAATCGGCTTCGCGGAAC belongs to Paraburkholderia aromaticivorans and includes:
- a CDS encoding amino acid permease; translated protein: MADTSYMARKSVADIVGSADADEGHALSKSLGATSITAMGIGAIIGAGIFVLTGTAAAQFAGPSIILSFVLGGIACAFVGLCYSELAAMLPVCGSSYTYTYATLGEIFAWIIGWDLILEYAMGAATVAVGWSGYIVSLLHNVGINIPPVLATAPGTVIKLADGTTATGIVNLPAVVIIAILTTMLVLGTKESARLNNVMVAVKLVVVVAFIAIGVFFIKPANWHPFIPANTGEFGNFGMSGILRGSAVVFFAFIGFDAVSTAAQEAKKPQRDMPIGILGSLIICTILYILVAGVLTGLVPYAELNVPDPIAKGVDAIGMNWFSILIKIGALTGLTTVILVLLYGQSRIFFTMSTDGLLPPLFARVHPRLQTPHLSQILIGSIVAIVAALTPISVLGEMVSIGTLFAFILVCGAVIYLRRSDSDASRPFRVPAVPIVPILGILFCLLLMAGLPLVTWVRLVVWLVIGMTIYMSYGRNHSKLRYPERH
- a CDS encoding potassium transporter Kup; its protein translation is MSQSVSAAPDAGNSGGRGHHRPAMPALALAALGVVYGDIGTSPLYTLQTVFDPANGLSLNALNVVGIVSLIVWSLIVVVSLKYVTLILRANNHGEGGIMALLALAASSVAARPRLRHTLLGIGIMGAALFYGDSVITPAISVLSAVEGLEVAAPFLKTCVIPVTLVALVTLFLVQKRGTAGIGIVFGPVMVLWFIVLAVVGVVNMMRAPAILVALNPLTGLAFCLHHRWLAFVALGAVVLSLTGAEALYADMGHFGAKPIRLTWFGLVFPALALNYLGQGALLLADPGALQNPFYKLFPQWALYPMIVLSTVATVIASQAVISGTYSMTKQAMQLGFLPRMNVVYTSEREMGQIYVPGINWTLLAAVVAAVLGFGSSTALGSAYGIAVTGTMLITTILTFFVIRYAWHYNWLLCVFATGFFFVIDAAFFSANLMKLMQGGWFPLLVGLIIYTIMATWGRGWEMMRAEARVRAGTTPLKPYLATLLKESPMRCGGTAIFLSPDPDGVPHSLINNLMHNRVLHKRVVFVTVNNEEIPWVPASERVSVHPLDSECYQVTITYGFMDEVDLPRALEVCKAYGLAFEPAETSYFLSRATLVPTRDSGMAMWRERLFSVMLHNVGNVAAYLKLPANRVIELGARVEI
- the mntP gene encoding manganese efflux pump MntP, which translates into the protein MNPVATLFLAFAMSTDAFAAAIGKGATLNRPHWREAVRTGLIFGVIEALTPLVGWFLGKAAAQYVSAWDHWIAFSLLLVLGARMVFNSFADKEIEETKPSTHSFWLLALTGFATSIDAMAVGASLAFVDVNIYSTAAAIGLATMAMVTIGVMLGRVIGHVAGRRAELAGGVMLIGIGSTILAEHLKIIG
- a CDS encoding pyrimidine/purine nucleoside phosphorylase, which codes for MTAATQFDQVSIVKRANVYFDGKCVSHTVLFADGTRKTLGVILPGALNFGTDAPELMEVQAGQCRIRLEGSDEWKTYGAGESFSVPGKSRFDIDVIETLDYICSYL
- a CDS encoding DUF6697 family protein, which codes for MFDIGKEYSREDIHRVTGGCKQAFLPVKGGKVVAARLRQDLNPYAPDVIVCDGSAASRAAGRTLARQTEPLPVFVRTATDRFRYMGEYVTEESFTAPVDYAKYVENSGFTLGQISRVIKMKRR